AATTCTTTGGGGGTGGCGTATACTTTTGCGCTTTGTGCACTTTCTTCCGGTCCGCTGCCACATGCCAGCATCGTCGCCTATGCACAAAGGACGACCCACTTTGAATACGTTTTCATCTTACTTGCTTTTGGATTTTTGGTCGGGCGAAGGTAGAAAATTCGGGAGTAGGAGCAAAGTAGGGGGCGTGATTTGGCCACTGGTGTATGTTAAGTTTATTTAAACAAGAATTTCAGGGGTGATTGAGAACCGGACTACCGGATAACACCGATCTTTTTCCAGATATCGGAGTCACCCGTTGACAGGTGCAGGAAGTAGATCCCCGGCTCCAGGTCGGATACATCGATGCTTTCAGATTCACCATCTATTTCACCGGCACTGACCACACTTCCGTTGATGCTGATCAGGGAGAATGTGGCATTGCTTGCGGGCATTGAAACCGTGATGTCCCGGCTGGCGGGTTGCGGGAAGACGGATATCTCCATGAGATCCGGGTAAGACTCCGGGGTGGAGGTGGTGCACCAGGGACTCCTCAATATTTTCACCCCTGACCAGTTGGATGCAAAGGGGACGCCAAGGGTGCAGACATAGGAGAGGTAGGCAAACTCGTTGTAAATGCTTACCCCCCAGGTGCCGATGCCGTTTCCTGTTCCTCCGTATGTGGTGCATGAATCGGGTTGGGTGGGGCCTGAAGACAGGTCAAGCACGATCAGGTCGCTTTTCCCGGTGGATACAAACAGTTTGTTGCATTGGGCGTCCAGGTGGATCTCGTTGGCATGGCTCGGACTGGTGAACCAGTTGTTGTTCGGACAATTGTACGGATTCCACCATCCTTCCAGGGTCATGGCGGATGTATCCGAGATGTCCCACACTTCCACACCGCAGTAATCGACCGTTACATAGGCCAGGTTATTGTTGATCACGATGTTGTTGTAAGCCCTTGGCCGATTTATGGGTGTGTACATGACCGGGTTGCAGAACCTTCCGGTTTCCACCGGCGCTTTCGGATCCGTGCAGTTGATCACCCGCACGCCACCGGCATCATAGCACAGGTATACAATGCCATTGATCACTTCCATGCCGCGGGCATTGTACAGGTCTGCATTGGGGTTGTTTACCGGCCAGTTGATATCCGGTATAATTTCGGAGAGAAAGGCGATGCTGTCTTTGTTTGAAACGTCCAGCAAAACCAGCCCGTTCTTCATGGCGCCGAGATAGGCAATGTCTCCTTCCACCCGCACAATGCCGCTGCCGCCGGTTCCGGTGGGGTGATGCCATAGGTCTGTTACCACAGGGTTGGTAGGATCAGATACATCGATGATAGCCATGCCGGAGTATTCGGTATCGTTAAAGTGTGTGCCTGTGGCGAGGTAGAGGTAATCACCATCTTGTGACAGGCTCATGACCTGAAGGGAATCCAGCAAG
This region of Flavobacteriales bacterium genomic DNA includes:
- a CDS encoding T9SS type A sorting domain-containing protein, whose translation is MNLQLEADIPSDCGHLMVTMTHDTKDRPYLYVAHKESGVSIYDISAPQTPTLAANVPLTLLDSLQVMSLSQDGDYLYLATGTHFNDTEYSGMAIIDVSDPTNPVVTDLWHHPTGTGGSGIVRVEGDIAYLGAMKNGLVLLDVSNKDSIAFLSEIIPDINWPVNNPNADLYNARGMEVINGIVYLCYDAGGVRVINCTDPKAPVETGRFCNPVMYTPINRPRAYNNIVINNNLAYVTVDYCGVEVWDISDTSAMTLEGWWNPYNCPNNNWFTSPSHANEIHLDAQCNKLFVSTGKSDLIVLDLSSGPTQPDSCTTYGGTGNGIGTWGVSIYNEFAYLSYVCTLGVPFASNWSGVKILRSPWCTTSTPESYPDLMEISVFPQPASRDITVSMPASNATFSLISINGSVVSAGEIDGESESIDVSDLEPGIYFLHLSTGDSDIWKKIGVIR